Below is a genomic region from Pseudopipra pipra isolate bDixPip1 unplaced genomic scaffold, bDixPip1.hap1 HAP1_SCAFFOLD_691, whole genome shotgun sequence.
ctgaaaagaaaatcttcatTACATTTTATGAAGTTTTCCAAGAGATGTGCCAGTCATGGTGAATTGATATTGCCCTATCCTGGGctagaaagaggaaaggagagagaggtgaAGAAACTACACCTACACACAGAGCAGTTTATGCCTCTATGGTCAGAGCTTGTCACTTAAATCTCTATTGTATATCCGTGTTATTCTGGACAGAACATTGCCTCAGTATTTGTGAGCTTGTGTTTGCCATTTACATGCAACATAACCACAATCTGTGTTTGCAGTGGGGAAACCATCTCCAGGATGGCTTTTCTGGTTAGAGGGGCTTGAAGCAAACTTTCAAGATAAACTGCCCAGTGTGCTTTAGGTCAGGTGACCCCTCACGGTCACAGAACATCCAGGTTCTGTTTTGTCAGTTCCTACAAGTAAAATCCAGATGGCATCTAATAGTTCCAACCTTTCTGGGATTGCACAGGTTTTTAATTTAGAATGGGAAAAATATtcatccttgttttcttttgtgtttggttGAGTGAGGAATTTGGTTTGCATAATTTTTTGTAAGTTTGTTTTTATAATAGTGTATGAAGGATCTGAATCTGaggttttatgtttttatgGTTAGTAGGATTTAATTACAGAATCTGAAGTTTATTTTATAGGAGGACTAATGTGTGAGTTTTGAtgtgaaatttctttttgttctaaagagtgctctttttgttttttaagcacTGCTAAGATGAGACTTCTGTTGAGAGAAAAATGGAGAGCATAATTTTTGCTTAAAGGCAAGAATATATAATGACATTTTCCCCCTTTAATCTGAAacctggagaggaaaaacaacagcattttgAAAAAGAGAATGGACAAAGAAGAGTGAGAATAACTGGCAGTGGTGAGATGTTTTCATGACAAGGATAAATAGTAAGGTATGTGGTTAAGGCCTTAAGAAGGGTTAAAGAATAAACCTGATGGGTCCTTGCCTGAGAAGTGTAGAAGACTCAAgtttatttcctcttttgggATGTTGCCAACATAAACCTTGGCAAGATGCTTTGACTAATTCTGGAAAAATCTGGTTCCATTTGGCTTCTTGAATACATCATTGCACTTTTAGAAACAACATTCTGCTGCAGACTAATCCTGACTCTGTAAAAACACagccatatttattttttacccATATCACCCTAAAGCACATCACCCAgaagtgttggggttttttttagacaGGCTTGAACAGCTCAGCCCCTAACTTAACCTGGCCCACTTGAGCAGCAGAAAGTAGCTTCTCTTCTGCCAAAATTATCGGAGCTGCTTTCACAGCTTGCTTAGACATAACTAGAGTTAATAAAGAACAGttagcagattaaaaaaagatagGCTGTTTTGGAGAAGGCCCTGGGGACATATGTCATGACTCTAGATGGGACCCATCACCAGTTCTGGTTCCACTATCTAAAGCAAGGTGCTGGAAATTTTGTGTTTCAGTAGTTTCTAAGTCTTGGTCTAATTCTTGTCTTCTGTTTCCCATTAGTAAGTAGGGTCACTTGCCTACTTTATGGGGTCCTACAAGGATAAGCACAAGACTGTGAAGCAGACAGACATTGTATAAGAGTGGCTGGAGATGGAATATCAGGCTCCTCTCTCATGTTTGATAGTATTATGAGGACTGCTGGAGCTACAACTCCATACAAGCCAGATGTGAACTTAtcagccctgctgcagggtgACATGGCCAGACCAGCAGCTTCACTGTTGACACTTCTCCTGCAGTGCTGTTGCCCAGTGCTTGCCAGGACATGTAgtaagattacttttttttagagCCTGGATGGTCTGGAAGCAGAATGAAGTTACACTAATGACTGTGGGTGAGTTCTGGACACTGAAATAAGAGAATGACCAATCCAGATAGACAAGACttgattttattaataaaatttgtattttcctctttgagGTGACAGTTACAAACTTTggttcaaaaataaaagaaaatatgaacagCAAGAAGTTGACTTTTGAAATCTCACTTTTACATGTATAAATGTGCATAAGAAAATACCAGTTGGAAACGAGCCAGCAGAAACTAGTACTATTTAATTTAACAATTTATAAGAAATagaaacaaacatttcttttcaagTCTTACatatattatgaaaaataattacaaaaggATTTGTGTTGTAAAGCTAAAATGTCATTTCTACTTCCAACTACCTGAATAAAATGTTCAGAGGGAAGGCCAAACCAACCTGTGTTTTTGGTGAGCTTTGAATAGCGAATCGTAAGGGTTTGGGTCAAAGACAGCTCTGTAGGAAGCAGTCCCTCGTATGTTGCTTAGCAACTGTGTAGAATCACATGACCTAGACATATTGCATCCCTGGCCTTCAGGTGGaataacaggaagaaaaatcatTCATATTAATGGGACGGGCAAATATTGTATAGGACCATTCTGTGGAACTTTTAGTATCCAGTTCAGGAAGCAAGCATCCATTGCTTACATAAACATCTAAGTAAACACTGCAAAACTCCATAAATAACTGTTTAGAATtcagtttttatatttatgcaGACCAAATAAGCACAATGGAAACAAATCTagatgagattaaaaaaaaaaaaaaaaaaacaacaaaggaaaCCTATATGACTAATTTATTTCACACAGATTTTTTAACAGTTCTCTTACACagaagtttggttttttcttacatattttccCCACCCAAAAATATAAACTTGTTTCTTTTAGGTATATACAGTTATCTTATGAAATTATggaattagaaaagaaaataagaagtcTGAGGTATTAGCACCATGGAACACAGCACCTTTGAAGGTGCTTTCATTATCAAAATTCATTGTCACAGAGTGATATCAGCAGAAAAGAGTTGTTTGAGTGTGCTGCTCAAGATCTTCCAGTTTTGCCACCTTAAGTTTACTGGCAACTTCAAATAACAAAGCTCTTCACAACAATATATACAAAGGGATTTTATTATTAATCAGAAATGGAATTGGCTTCACCGGcaattacagttttattttttcagaatacATACACAGTATTGACCATGTAGTTTTGTAAATGTAAAATAACAGCCAGATGCAATTCAGAGACACATGCAAGTTTTGGAAATGGACAGAGAAATAACAGTATAGTACTGTACATAGAATAATTACAGTTTATTAAACACTTTCTTAACACCTCTTTGTTGTAATGGAAGGAGCACCATGTCGTTCATTTTTTACAGCACCAGAGGAATCCAAAGGGGGTGTTCCTGAAGTGAGCCCTATGTTGTCTGTCTGTGCCACAGCATCTTTGCAAAATAAGTTTAAGTCATGTGATTCTGGCCCTACAAGGGCAATGATTACTTTCTAGATAAGACATACATACACAGCAAGACACATTTTCTATGCCATCCTTATTCAAAACTTGCATGTGGCATGAAGTGGGTTGGTAGCACCAAAGTGCAACATTTTTGTTGATCTGATTTTGTCTTAAGCTTAACCAAGGAAGCAGACAGGACCGACCTCAAATCCAAACTTCTGGTTCTGATCACCAAAGTCATTGATCATCACATCAACTATGGGCACTTGGTCTATTTTGGGCGTGTTGATTTCAATCACTGTCTTTGCATAGCCCTTTCTTGACTGttaaaagagaagcaaaaaaaagcaaatggttATATATCAATCAGAGCAGTGAGCATGTGCTGGAGATCTTCACAGGTTATCTCTGAAGTGGAGAATTTGTACATTTTTGCCCCGTCAGGTAGCAGATATTGCAAACTCTAAAGTTTATTATGTTTATAAATTGtcttacaatttttaaaatgttttgattttagaAGGAGAATAGGCCGTAGTTTTTTGACTTACTAAAATAGAcctataaatgaaaaataatctaaGACATTTCATCTTTCTTAAAGAATTCTCAGTTCACGTCTATACTATTTAATGACTAGTAATATTCCCATAGCAGCGCACATCTTCCTTGTGAAAAAATCATTAATTAGTTCTGAAAGAGAAAGAGTGTAACTGTCTCACAAAATATTACAGCAGCTGTTTGGACAGGAAAGAAAGTAGTAGtctattctttttctttgaacagGACTGCCAACTGATGGACTTAGAAGCCAGCTTTGAAGGCACATCCTTGCTGCCCAAAGAAAGCTCTCTAGCTCCTCTATATGTCATGCAGCCAAGTCATCATGTTAGTTATCAGAACTGCACTTCCTTTACATGGTCTCTTGTATTTGCTGAGACccttcagctgtgccagagtCCTGGAGTTCAGATGAGCATCCAAGTTGACAGATCTGAGGGTTCTCAGTTTACAGAGTTACAACGTTCAGCTCTCTCAGGAGCTCTGCATTCACCCACTGTGGATaacaaaagtgaaataaaaatgcaaagcatATAGAAAGGCTGACATGAAGCAGTTTTGTAGTAGACTCTCACTGCTGAGCAGAGACTCTGCACCTCTTGAGCTGCATCTCTGTCTGAGAGCCAGGTGGCACTTTCAGGTCTCTAATTCTGTATCACTGACTTCTCAGAAACTGCCTTCAAAATGCTCCCATATCAAACCCCAAAATAATTAATGAGGCTTCAACTGTCACTTGCTCTTTTGATGTCTTTGTTTCAAAGTGTTGAGTACAAATcattctgtttctgaaaagtGGTAACAGTTGTTATGCCCTGATGGAGAAGTGATCAGAGAGCTGATGCATGTTTGGACACCTCTGGGGATTTTAGCAAAGCTAAAGGAGgattttgaaaagtaaaatcCACAAACTTCACCTGGCTTTGAATACACAAAATGAGGAAAGGAAATACAAAGTCACATATCaaactattaaaataattttctatgtTTGGGTACATACATATGGCTTATTTAAtacatgtttttctgtattCACTAAATATTCTGTTTGCATATGCCTTGATGGCCATTCCAGGTTTGTTCCATTTCTGTAGCTTGGCTTATGGTTATTTCTTTTTGGTACCTatgtgaaaattaaatatgGGACTAGTGTACTGTAGTTAAAAATCTACTAAAAGTCAGTATATGAAAAGTAAAGTGTTTAGAAAGCTTTTCTCAGAAGAAAGCTATGAAAAATAGCTTTCTGATTTCTACTTTAAATGACAGGTTGGTTTTGTAAAGGCTCTTTGAGCCTGTACTTACTGCACAGCCGTCGTGAAGAGCTTTGATGTAAGGATTGTTGTCGTAAGACATTTCTTCATCGTTCGATCCTAAGAACCTCAGTGCTTTGTCATAGCTGTCAGATGGGGCGTCATGCCAAGCTACAGACTGGTGACAGTTATAAGTGAAATTTTGTCTGGCAGAGGCACTCAGTAGTTTAAGGAATGTCATTTAAAGTAGAAATCAgaaagctatttttcttttgatgtctTTGTTTCAAAGTGTTGAGTACAAATcattctgtttctgaaaagtGGTAACAGTTGTTATGCCCTGATGGAGAAGTGATCAGAGAGCTGATGCATGTTTGGACACCTCTGGGGATTTTAGCAAAGCTAAAGGAGgattttgaaaagtaaaatcCACAAACTTCACCTGGCTTTGAATACACAAAATGAGGAAAGGAAATACAAAGTCACATATCaaactattaaaataattttctatgtTTGGGTACATACATATGGCTTATTTAAtacatgtttttctgtattCACTAAATATTCTGTTTGCATATGCCTTGATGGCCATTCCAGGTTTGTTCCATTTCTGTAGCTTGGCTTATGGTTATTTCTTTTTGGTACCTatgtgaaaattaaatatgGGACTAGTGTACTGTAGTTAAAAATCTACTAAAAGTCAGTATATGAAAAGTAAAGTGTTTAGAAAGCTTTTCTCAGAAGAAAGCTATGAAAAATAGCTTTCTGATTTCTACTTTAAATGACAGGTTGGTTTTGTAAAGGCTCTTTGAGCCTGTACTTACTGCACAGCCGTCGTGAAGAGCTTTGATGTAAGGATTGTTGTCGTAAGACATTTCTTCATCGTTCGATCCTAAGAACCTCAGTGCTTTGTCATAGCTGTCAGATGGGGCGTCATGCCAAGCTACAGACTGGTGACAGTTATAAGTGAAATTTTGTCTGGCAGAGGCACTCAGTAGTTTAAGGAATGTCATTTGGACCATATTAATGGAATTGCCTTCAACATCCAAATAGGAGAGCTAGAAAATACAAGAAGTTAGAtgaatatttatcttttttttttggttacaaTGCGAACTAAAATTATTGTTGACAAAAAAGAACCACATagctgttcttaaaaaaaaattaacatataaCATTTTATGGAGTTTTAAAGGTCAATACAGCTATGACTCAGTAAATAGATTTTCATAATGTAGCAGTATATTTAGGACGAGGAACCACATATTTTAGCTTCATTCCATTTGGAAAGACAGAGAATTACTCCTATCTTATAGTGTAAAACAGCAGAATCTCTTTGGGAATCTGTTTTTAGTTAATCATAAAGTCATGTCAGCCTGCAGCCTCATCTTTTCATACTCAATATATTTCCAGTTACTGCATTGGGGTGGGGGATCTGTGCTCCAGCTGCTTTCCTAAGGTTCAGTGGTGATGTGTGGTCTGCCAGAAGGCAGATCCTCACCATCAGGTGTGCAGGTGACCACTGGGATCACTGTGGGACAACACAAAGAAGGCTTCTGTTGTCCCAGTGGTAAGAGGCCACATAACTGCTGTAATATTTAGGGCAAAAAGGCTGGGGGTCTTTTCATTatctaaatatttataaaattccTTGGGATCTGCTGATCGCTGATAGTGTGCACCTGATTTGTGAATACAGTTATGTTGCAGTGACAACTTACAAGTTTGCCTCGCTTGAATTCACTAAACCAAGATCCTGGATTCTCCTTTGGCCATGATGAAATTCTAACCTGTGCAATCAAACAGCAGagacagaattatttaaaacatgtaTTAACAGATATGAAGGTTTTATATTACTTGGGACAAATTTCACACCAGATAATAAACAATGGTTCTTTCTGAAATCTCAGTCACTTTAAAGCTCTAAAATAGGATGTTTTTCTTGTATAGAATGCCTTCAAATTAGTGACTTTGCCAGGAACTCAAGGTGATAGCTTATAAAGAGAGTTAGTTCTAATTAAGGGAGACCATTATAATCTGTTAAGATTCAGGTAAACTGGTGGTATGAATTGTTGCTGTGAAGAGAGTCTAAATTAGAGTTTtcactgctgttgctgctgatAGATCTCTCTCATTTAGGCAAGCTTTTAGAAAGCCTTCCTCTATAGCTTCTGCCCCCTCTGATATAGTCTGTAACAATGAGTAAGGACTGTTAATACATAGTGTTTTACATCTACTTTGCATAGGTATAAATGAATAGCTATAAATGAACCCACAAGAGAAACACAGTAAGAGTTTTGCTTTTAGGTGACAAATGCTAGATTATGTTGAGTAACTGGCTGCTCAGCTGTGTTGCATTCTGAAAGGCAGTGAAATGTTAGCAAGCAGGTGCATAGATTCCCTGTCTAAGACTGAAAATGGTATTTGTTAACTCTATGTACCATTTTACCACTCCATTCAGAGGTatgcaaatttaaaaatgtaattagaaAGACAGATATATGAAAATGTGACAGTGTAATTATCCTGTTTAGTTTAAAATTGCGACAGCACAGTAGGATCTGTCAACAGCCACCTGAAAGCACAGATTGGTACTTACTCCTTCAGATTTCTTATCTGGGTAGATGCAAGTTTCCCCACCTGCTGTGAAATTGCAGTATACTTTGAAGGAGTCTCCAGAACAGCCCTGGTTAGGATCAATCCAATATTCCCCTaaaacaaatgacaaaatatttgcCTTATACAGTGGTATTGGTATTTGGATGAACTAGGCTTTACTGCTACCTAATGGTTCTCCAAACTGTGTAGCAAAGTTATTTTATCCTAATAAGAAAGcaaccttttcttttctgccttatGATCTGTTGCTGTTGTCACTTATGAAAGACAACACCAGGATCAAAGTTTGTTTTTATCTGGGTTCTCTTGTTTTTGTCTAGTTTGACTTCAAACTGTGGTTCTGTTGCAGGAGACTGCTGAGGTTTGAAAGGAACTGCAGACAGACACCTCGGTCTAGAGAAGGAATGACAGTATATGTGGAACATATATTGCAAGTCTCAAAAATCTGGccatttcagtatttcagctaGAAGGATAATTTGTACATGTGATGAGAGTACTctccaaagcagagcagaggcagccTTAGGCAGAAATAAGCTATGGGTTAGGTCAGGGAGCAAAATCTGGAGTCATTTGCATAGTTATCTGCATAAAAAGGTGTGTGCACCTTTTGGGGCTTGGTGGGGTTGTAGCTGGCACAAGTACCTAAAGCTTCCACTGAGAGAGATTTACCTCACACAAAGACCTTTTCACTCCTGGGTTATGAAGATGCAGTGCTAGTGAAACTAGTGAAGGCTGGGCATGAAAGAGAGTGCAGTCCATCCAAGGTCCATTAAAAgtcactgctttttaaaatctactATTCTAATTATAATGATGATTTCTGTGTTGTGGGTTCTTATCTCCAGATATTTCCTAAGCAGGACAGCCATTGATTTTCTGACTCTACAGGTCTAATCCCGTTTCAAACAAATAGTGGaggtttcaaagaaaaatgacaaatcCTTTCATCAGTTCTGTCTTCTGAATATAGAATATAGACAAAGCATTTATAGGatttaaaaattctgttgaTTTAGGCTGTATTTATTGAAAACAGTCTTTCCTATCTGTAAGTCTTGTCCCTGgagaattttgtattttaatgaatacatttgcttttattttaaccaAAATAAGATTACTTTTATATGAAGGCTCCAAATAAGAAGCAAATACTGGTAAATGAAGAAGGTGATTGTGTTCTATAAAAACCATTCCCTATTATGGAGGGTACTGAATTGTAAAATATGTACTTTTCATATAGCACATACACTGCTTAACTACTCCTCAAGGCAACCATCTGTTCTTATCTATCTTGAACGaaagcaataaaatattattaaactgtcaaaatccatttttccttccatttaaaaactgggaaaaatatCCATTGCAattgaaaaatatatgaaaggATGAAAATTCTGTGAAGGCTGGCTTTCATTTAAACCTTTTCAGAGGGGTAAACtcagttataaaaaaaaaagaaaaaagaacaaagcatAATAAAATCAAGATAGTTCTTCAGAACATTGTGTCTTGTTCATACTACTTTGCATTTTATCATGCTAGTACTTGGTAGTATTAAGCAGTATCAAAGAACCTTTGCTGACTGATATAGAACAAACAGTGGTGGTGCAGTAGAACAAATTATTGTTTCTAAAGGTAAAAGAAGAGTAAAATTTTTGAGAGTTATAATTGATAATAAATCTCCTATGATACCAATGCTGTTTTATATTATTATGCTAAGCTAAAGTATACAGCTACTAAAATAATTaccattaattttaaaagaagcaatTAGCTGTCCCAGCATGCTGACATTTGTGATTTTACTTTCCATTGAGCTAAACAGCATCAGTCTTTCATCACACTCCTGCTTGGATTGTCCTGGAAATGTAAGGCCCACCTTTcaaaaaaacaactgttttttatttaaaaagttttaacCCTAAAACCAGATCAGGTTATGTGTTTCAAGAATTTTGGCTTTTACCAAAAGAACATctcttacattttttaaaattttgtacCTGTAAAAATGGATTCAACAAGACTGTATTTGTTGAGCAACTGTATTACCCGTCTCCCAGTAATTAATTATTCTGCCAAAGTATCTTGGCAGACCATAAGCTCAGCCTTGTCTCCTCTGCCATGCAATATTAACATACCATCTGGGAAGTCTGGGTGACAGAGTTGCAAGTCTTTGCAGGTTCGGGCAGGGTTATTCTGAGTGCCCATTGGGTACTTCATGTGCTCAATGTCTTGCTTCAGCGAATTCAGTGAACCAAAGATCTCTTCCATGCCATCGGAATAATCCAGAATATTGTCACCAGCATCAGATAACATATAATCAGGAGATCTTCTTGTCTTCTTGGGTGACTGGATTGGCAGTGGCTGGATTACCTCACCCGGAGGGCCCTGAGTAGAAAGCAACAGATCTGAttatcttttctgtttgttcttcaGCTGAGGAAGACCACAGAATGTGGCTTGGAGATGCCTTGAATAGGCTTTCTTCAAagtgtttatttctttatttcgCTTAATTCCTTCAGATTTATACCTGTGTGTTTTGATttactggcaaaaaaaaaaagattgtagAAGCCAAACCCTCGTTGTGCTCTAAACTCTTCTCACTACATTGCTGTTTGGGGAAGAGTGTGTTGCCCTCACATAAGTGTGTAGAACTGACTTGCAGTTACCTCTGTATCCCTGACAATTCCCTTGAGCACAGACATAGTCTGTGAAAACTGTGGATGTTTCCTGTGCTAAAACTTCAAAATTCCACTTGAGGTCTATGAagcaatatttaatttcaagaaATTGAAACACTTCATTCAGATTTGGActcttttcattttatattattatgaTATGAAAAATAGTGGAAACAGAAGAATATCACCAGGGGAAACTATTATCCTTCTATTTTCTGTACTTCAGTATACACCTTAAATAATTATTGcatgagggttttttgtttgtaggGGGCATATaggggttttttgggtgttttaTTTGGGGAGGTGTTTGTTTCACATTTCTAATGGACTTTGCAGTGCAGACATGTATTTCTGTGTCTGGGGATCTGTGAAAAATGAttctcaaaaaattaattttcaaacaatcattattattttagttCAAAAATGCTGGGTTTTACCCTTGTCAAAACAGGGGGATTGTGTCAATGTAATGCCAAGATAAGAATTCTTACTTACTGGAGGACCAGGTGGACCAGGTAACCCACTGTCACCCTTTTGACCAGCAGGACCCTATAAAGCAATGAAAGAAATGCAGTGTTGGCCATGCTACacaatgtttaaaaataacacacaAAACTTaagtaaaagaacaaaaaataggAGAATTACTCACGCTGGATCCTTTAGAACCCTTTGGACCCTGGGGACCCTACGGACAAGAACATAGAACTATAGTTGGAGTTTATTGCACACAATGTGGAAGTGTTTTGAGCAGGAAGACTGGATGAAATTACTTACAGGTAAACCAGGAGGACCAGGGGGTCCAAGTggaccagcaggaccagaaaTTCCCTAAAAATGAATAAGAGAATAAGCACAGAACTAAAGTATCCTACATACTGCAGTGGATTAAAAATGCATACCTATGAAAAAGGTAGTCCAACTAAATGTTCAACTCTGATGAGTTTTGATTTAGGCCATTTGCTAGGGGCCAAAAGAGTttgcaaatttaaaatattatctgaCAGTTGAGTTGCTTGTAGTTGTTCTTACACTGCAGTCACAACTGTGTTCCTCTTCAAACTGGTTTGGAAAGCTCACTTTTTACACAGTGTCTTAATAACAAGGAGAAAGGAAGCTACTTTGAGTCATGCAGTTAATAAACATGATGAGATTGGTGCTGCTAGTTTTATCTTGTCCCTAAGTTGTGTTATGTGTGTACAATGTGGTGTATGT
It encodes:
- the LOC135408863 gene encoding collagen alpha-1(XI) chain-like — protein: GHPGLIGLIGPPGEQGEKGDRGLPGPQGSPGAKGDAGISGPAGPLGPPGPPGLPGPQGPKGSKGSSGPAGQKGDSGLPGPPGPPGPPGEVIQPLPIQSPKKTRRSPDYMLSDAGDNILDYSDGMEEIFGSLNSLKQDIEHMKYPMGTQNNPARTCKDLQLCHPDFPDGEYWIDPNQGCSGDSFKVYCNFTAGGETCIYPDKKSEGVRISSWPKENPGSWFSEFKRGKLLSYLDVEGNSINMVQMTFLKLLSASARQNFTYNCHQSVAWHDAPSDSYDKALRFLGSNDEEMSYDNNPYIKALHDGCAVSTGSKSLYKTNLSFKVEIRKLFFIAFF